From the genome of Ptychodera flava strain L36383 chromosome 22, AS_Pfla_20210202, whole genome shotgun sequence, one region includes:
- the LOC139122543 gene encoding uncharacterized protein: MARQIVVFLAICAICVMEVSGDLKEEARKRRVRELRPRFVKRTEQAPLVQAGNPDERVDEEYIVKLRDDLTKEDLAAFEEKLQELCEENGMHVDFHKDIKALMRGFTARVPGDAVEILRWMDEVEFVEEDEKVHAVDVPWGLDRIDQSDLPLDKIFESSLGDGRGVNVFVVDTGIRFSHNEFEGRASNFIDLLHDGKEGEDCNGHGTHCAGTIGGKTVGVAPGVTLFGCRVLDCNAEGSSSDIIAAMDAIANSGIKPGVVSMSLGGGRSMSVNLAVTRLTQMGYIVVVAAGNDAQDASNESPASAKEAITVGATNSRDGFAWYSNFGSIVDILAPGSDVRSAGITGNDAYAVMSGTSMATPHVAGVAALLLELYPTLTQTQVSELLLSSAKQDRIDMSVVPDEYRTQTPNKLLNIPASVANPGTPVPLSVCTDTCEYAVDKVCDDGGVDSEFSVCDFGSDCTDCGLRTVY; encoded by the exons ATGGCAAGACAAATTGTGGTTTTCCTGGCAATATGTGCGATATGTGTGATGGAAGTTTCTGGAGACCTCAAAGAAGAGGCCAGAAAGCGTCGTGTACGAGAACTTCGCCCGAGATTTGTCAAACGAACGGAACAGGCACCACTCGTCCAAGCTGGAAATCCAGACGAACGTGTGGACGAAGAGTATATCGTCAAACTGCGG GATGATCTGACGAAGGAAGACCTGGCGGCATTTGAGGAAAAGTTGCAAGAACTGTGTGAGGAGAATGGAATGCATGTTGATTTCCATAAGGACATCAAAGCTTTGATGAGAGGTTTCACTGCTCGGGTGCCGGgcgatgctgttgaaatt CTGCGATGGATGGACGAGGTAGAATTTGTCGAAGAGGATGAAAAAGTTCATGCTGTAGACGTCCCATGGGGTTTGGACAGGATTGACCAATCCGATCTGCCTTTAGATAAAATATTTGAATCCTCCCTTG GCGATGGACGTGGAGTGAACGTGTTTGTGGTGGATACAGGAATCCGTTTCTCACACAATGAATTCGAAGGACGAGCATCAAATTTCATCGATTTACTACACGACGGGAAAGAG GGTGAAGATTGCAATGGGCACGGTACTCACTGTGCTGGCACTATTGGAGGCAAAACAGTCGGCGTTGCCCCTGGCGTGACTCTCTTTGGATGCCGTGTATTAGACTGCAACGCTGAAGGATCTAGCAGTGATATTATAGCAG CTATGGACGCCATTGCGAACTCCGGTATAAAACCAGGGGTTGTATCAATGTCACTTGGTGGCGGTCGGTCGATGTCAGTAAATTTAGCCGTGACCCGTCTCACACAAATGGGTTACATCGTCGTGGTCGCTGCAGGTAACGATGCTCAAGATGCTAGCAATGAATCACCGGCATCAGCCAAAGAG GCTATCACAGTTGGCGCAACCAACTCTAGAGATGGGTTTGCATGGTATTCCAACTTTGGCAGCATTGTCGATATCCTTGCTCCAGGATCTGACGTGCGCAGTGCTGGAATAACTGGCAACGACGCATATGCTGTTATGAGTGGTACATCCATGGCCACTCCACACGTGGCAG GTGTGGCTGCATTACTACTAGAACTATACCCAACTCTGACGCAAACTCAAGTCAGCGAACTTTTGCTGTCGTCTGCTAAACAAGACCGTATTGACATGTCCGTGGTACCGGATGAATATCGAACACAGACCCCCAACAAATTATTGAATATTCCTGCGTCTGTTGCAAATCCAGGAACAC CGGTCCCACTGTCGGTATGTACCGATACATGTGAGTATGCTGTGGATAAAGTCTGCGATGATGGTGGGGTCGATTCTGAATTCTCCGTTTGTGATTTCGGATCAGATTGCACCGACTGTGGTCTTCGCACTGTATACTGA